GGTAACCAAAATTGAAGGTGATGATATTTACCTGCTTCTTGAATTGACTGAAAGACCAAGATTCAGCAGAGTGGAATTCAGTGGAGTCAACAAAACCCAAGAAGGAGAACTAAAAGAAAAAATAAAAATCAGGGGAAGAGTTGTCAGAGATGACGTTTTGAATACCTCTGAACGCAATATCAAGCAGTATTTCATGGATAAGGGATATCTGAATACTGAAGTGAAAGTCATCCAGGAAAGGGATACCACCCTTCCCAACAGCGTTAAGTTAAGGTTTGATGTTGTCCAAAACACCAAAGTCAAGATCAATGAAGTAAAAATCTATGGGAATGAAGAAATCCCAGACAGCAAAATTAAAGGCAAACTTAAGGGAACCAAAGAACATCCCAGAATGCATTTTGCTCGGGATGTAAGCTCCAGAATCACCAATACCACTCCCAAATCAGCTAAAGAAGCTGTTTTATACCGCAATCCTGTGTCTGATGAAGCGGTGAAAGAATATATCAATAAAAATTTCAAGCTTAATTTTTTCAGTGGATCCAAATTTGTTGCCAAGGATTTTAGGGAGGACAAAGAAAGTGTAGTAGCTTATTACAATTCGAAGGGATATAGAGATGCAGAAATCCTGTTAGATTCAGTCTATCGTTTTTCGGACAATACTGTCAATGTTGACATTTCTCTTGAAGAGGGTGATAAATATTATTACAGGAACATCACCTTTGTTGGAAATTACCTGCATCAAGCCCCGGTTTTGTTGGCAAGATTGGGAATTCAAAAAGGAGATGTTTATAACAAGGAAAAACTGGAAAAAAGATTGAATTATGACCCTCAAAGAGGAGATGATGTCAGTTCTCTCTATCAGGACAACGGTTACCTTTTCTTCCAGATAGACCCGGTTGAAATCCAGGTTCAAGGTGATTCCATAGATATTGAAATGAGAATTTTTGAAGGACCTCAAGTGACGGTAAATTCTGTTTCCATCCAGGGTAATGAAAGAACCTCAGACCACGTCGTCATGCGTGAAATCAGAATCTTGCCGGGACAAAAATTCAACAGAAGCCTCTTGGTAAGAACCATCCGGGAATTGTCCCAACTAGGCTATTTCAATCCTGAAAATATCGAGCCTGATATGAAGCCCAATTATGAGGATGCAACAGTCGATATCACATTCAAGCTTGAGGAACGGCCGAATGATCAGATTGAACTTTCTGGAGGATGGGGCGGATTCATGGGTTTTGTTGGGACCGTAGGTTTGGTCTTCAATAATTTCTCGCTCAAGAATATAGGCAATTTCGAAAAATGGAGGCCACTACCTGTAGGCGATGGCCAACGACTTTCACTTAGGGTCCAGGCTAGTGGTCGTCAATTCCAAAACTACAGTGTTTCTTTGACAGAACCTTGGTTTGGAGGAAGAAAACCAAATGCACTGAGTTTCAGCTTAAACCGATCTGTTCAGCGCCAGATTGATTTCCGGAATACAACTAATCCAGGTCAGGAAATAGGTTTTTTCAAAATTACCGGGGCGACCATTGGTCTTTCTAAAAGAGTTACATGGCCTGATGATTATTTCATGGTGAGTACGGCCCTGACCTATCAAAATTATGAATTTCTGGAATTCGGTAGATCTTTTGGTCTGAGTTTCGCCAGTGGAAGGCTTAACAGCATAGCCCTGAACACAACGATTGCCAGAAACAACATTGATAATCCGATCTATCCCAGACAAGGCTCAAATATCTCCTTGGTGACTTCATTGACTCCACCTTATGCCTCATTGAACCCAAACATTGACAGAGAATCACCGGATGAAGAAAAATTCAAATGGTTGGAGTATCATAAATGGATGTTTGATGCATCTTTCTTTTCACCCCTCTTTGGTTCATCAAAATTTGTGGCAAGCGCCAGGGCACATATGGGCTTCCTCGGGTCTTATGGAGACAGAATAGGTATTATCCCATTGGAAAGGTTTGTAATGGGAGGAGATGGGATGAACATGAACAATTTTGCATTGGGTCAGGAAATCATTGGTCTTAGGGGTTATGAAAACCAAATCATTACACCTGGTAGAGATACCAGAAATGATCCGAATTCAACCGAAGGATATGGGGGTATTGTTTATAACAAATATGTGA
This window of the Aquiflexum balticum DSM 16537 genome carries:
- a CDS encoding BamA/OMP85 family outer membrane protein: MKKIISILCLLILAGSVQAQIRLGQSRYTPSRPVDILELNYSKPAKYRIAEIKAVGLATLDEVAIISLSGLRVDDVISVPGDNISNALKRLWGQGIIGDVKILVTKIEGDDIYLLLELTERPRFSRVEFSGVNKTQEGELKEKIKIRGRVVRDDVLNTSERNIKQYFMDKGYLNTEVKVIQERDTTLPNSVKLRFDVVQNTKVKINEVKIYGNEEIPDSKIKGKLKGTKEHPRMHFARDVSSRITNTTPKSAKEAVLYRNPVSDEAVKEYINKNFKLNFFSGSKFVAKDFREDKESVVAYYNSKGYRDAEILLDSVYRFSDNTVNVDISLEEGDKYYYRNITFVGNYLHQAPVLLARLGIQKGDVYNKEKLEKRLNYDPQRGDDVSSLYQDNGYLFFQIDPVEIQVQGDSIDIEMRIFEGPQVTVNSVSIQGNERTSDHVVMREIRILPGQKFNRSLLVRTIRELSQLGYFNPENIEPDMKPNYEDATVDITFKLEERPNDQIELSGGWGGFMGFVGTVGLVFNNFSLKNIGNFEKWRPLPVGDGQRLSLRVQASGRQFQNYSVSLTEPWFGGRKPNALSFSLNRSVQRQIDFRNTTNPGQEIGFFKITGATIGLSKRVTWPDDYFMVSTALTYQNYEFLEFGRSFGLSFASGRLNSIALNTTIARNNIDNPIYPRQGSNISLVTSLTPPYASLNPNIDRESPDEEKFKWLEYHKWMFDASFFSPLFGSSKFVASARAHMGFLGSYGDRIGIIPLERFVMGGDGMNMNNFALGQEIIGLRGYENQIITPGRDTRNDPNSTEGYGGIVYNKYVMELRFLVSPNPSATIFLLTFAEAGNNWGSYAEFNPYNLKKSAGFGARIFMPAFGLLGLDWGYGFDEIPTLQNPNPGPSGAQFHFTIGQQFR